From the genome of Gemmatimonadota bacterium:
CGGTTCCGGTGAGCATCATCGGGACGTTGTGCGGGAGGAACGCCTGCCGGCCGTAGTCGCGCCGCTGCCCGACCACGATCGCCCCCACCCCGGCCGCTGTCCCGGCGGCGATGTGAACCACCGTCCCTCCGGCAAAGTCGAGCACCCCCCACGCGCCGAGCCAGCCCCCGCCCCATACCCAGTGCGCGATGGGCGCGTAGATGACCACAGACCAGATGGTAATAAAGAGCAGATAGGCCGAGAAACGCATGCGCTCGACCAGGGCGCCAGAGATGAGCCCCGCCGTGATGATGGCGAAGGTCCCCTGGTACGCCATGAACAGCAGGTGCGGAATCGACCCCTTGGCCTCGAGCGTCACCCCGTTCAGGAGGAGGTGGTCGAGGTTCCCGAGCACCGCGTTCCCCGAGCCGAACGCGAGCGAATAGCCGAGCAGGAGCCATGGGACACCGACCACCCCGAACGAGGCGAGCGACATCATCATGGTGTTGAGTATGCTCTTGGACCTCACCAGGCCGCCGTAGAAGAGCGCGAGGGCGGGGGTCATGAGGAGGACGAGTCCGGTGGCGATCGCGATCCAGAGCGTATCGACCGGGTTGGAGCCTGTCAGCGGCACGGGCGTCTTTGTAAAGGTCGGGGACGGCGCCTGGGTTGCCGGCCCAGAACGTAGTGTAACAGTAATCGTGCTGAAAATGCACGAAAACCCCCTCAAGCGACGCAAATCGCCGAGAGATTGCCTCGTAATGACTCTCAATGCGTGCTGAAAGCGCACGAAAGAGCGCTCGTTGTACGTGGAGACGCTTCGCAACAAGAAATGGGACTCGCCCTTCGCGGCCTCGGCTGCTACATCTTCGCGACGGTCGCCGTGCCTCTCCAGAACCACTGACCAACATGACTCGCTCTCGCAAGGACCGCGATTCGCCCCGCCCAGTCGCGCCAGGAGAGACTCGCGCCAAACCACGCGACAAGCCCGGCGCGAAGCCTGGCGCCAAAGCTCGCCGGAACGTGGGGAAGGAGGGACGCGAGGACATGACGCGTACGCGCGTCAGCGTCCCGGGAGGCGATGTGGTCGCGTACTCCTGCGGGACCGGACGCGAGACGCTTCTCGTGGTGAGCGGCGGTCCCGGGTGTGCGTGCGACTACTTGCGAGACGCGCATCGTCACTACGCCAACGAAGGCTTCCGCGTCGTGGCGTGGGACCAGTTGGGGACCGGCGAGTCGGACGTCCCGGATGACCCTTCCCTGTGGAACATTCCGCGCTTCGTGGCCGAGCTCGAGGCGGTTCGCCGTGCCCTCGGTATCGGGCGCTTCCACCTCCTGGGACACTCCTGGGGAGGGATCCTGGCCCTCGAGTACGTACTCGCGTTTCCACAGCACGTGAAACGCTTCGTGATGTCGAACATCGGGCCCTCCGTCCCGCTGCTCAACCTCGGCTTCAAGCAGTGCAAGATGGCGCTGGGCATCGAGACGGTGAAAATGATCGCGTTGCACGAATGCGCCGGGACGGTCGGCCATCCGGAGTACCAGGCGGCGGCCACCCTGCTCAGCTTCCGGCACCTTTGCCGGATGCATCCGCTCCCTGAGCCCGTCGTGAGGAGTCTGGGAGTGCTCGGTCCCTCATTTGCGGCGATGTTCGGTCCGCACCTGTATCACTGCACGGGGTCCCTCGCGTCATGGGATCGAACCGCCGACTTGCACACGGTCGGCCTCCCGGTGCTGCTGACGACCGGTGAGCACGACTACGTGCTCCCCGAGTACGTCGCGATCGCCGGGAATCACTTTCCGCGCGCGAGCCTCCGCATCTTCGCGAATTGCGGTCATATGCCATTCTGGGAGGATCCCACGGCGTATCACGCCGAGGTGCTGGGCTTTCTCAAGGGACACGGATAGCGCGATTCCAGGTTCCCTTCTTCGGGGCGAGGTGGTACAATTCCTGACCGCAGATCGACCGGGCGTCAGGATGGGTTCGGACGCACTGCGGGCCGAGAGTACGGGACGTAGCGCAGTCCGGTAGCGCACCTGAATGGGGTTCAGGGGGTCGCGGGTTCGAATCCCGCCGTCCCGATCGATGTGGCAGCGTAACATCATCAAGAGCAAGGCTTTGCAGAGCGCTCCGCGAACGACTCGCGGGGCGCTCTGCATTTCAGGGTTCCAGTGGAAGCGCAGTGGAAGCATCTGCGCACAGCGGTGGCGCGAATTGCTCGGCGTCGCGATACTCGATCATGGCCACCGTCGAGATTCACATCCGCACGAATGCGGAAACCGTCGCCCGCCACCTGAGCGAGCGCGCCCAACGGCAGATTCCGTTCGCGCTCGCTCTCGCGAACACCAAGACGGCGCGTGCAGGGCAGTCCGCCATGCAGGAGCGCATGCCGCGGATCTTCCAGCTGCGCGGATCGGAGCGACTGTTCCGCCAGGCGGTGAAGTCGAAGCCGGCGACGAAGAGGGATCTCATCGCGAATGTGCGTATCGAGGGGCCGGAGACGGCGAAAGGATACGACGCACGCGTGAGCCGGTTGATTCTGCGGCACGAGAAGGGCGGGGCTCGCACGTCGGACGCGGTGTACCGCGTGCACGGCCAGCTGCAGGCCCTAGGCTTCTTCCTACCCGCCAAGGGGCTGCGCACGCCGGCGGTGAACGTCCCGCGGCGACTGTACCCCCTCGAACATCGGCGCCGCACTGCGTCGGAACGTCGACGGCTCCCTCCTACTTCGCCAACTCGCGCAAGGGCGGAAGGTGAAACGGGGTAATGCACAGCGGGAGTTCTCCTACGTTGCCCTCCCCAGTGGGATCTACGAGCGGCGCCGGTTCGGCAGCTTCTCCGCGCTGCGGCCGCTGTGGCATTTCGAGCGCACCATCCAACTGCGGCCGCGGCTTGGGTTCTTCACCACGCTCGAGGCGGTCGTACGCACGCAGCACGCCGCGAACGTTCAGGAAGCCCTCACCTTCGCATTCAGGACCGCGCGATAGTCCCGTGCGGATCGAGGATGGCGAGCCCTTTCTCGATCCGTTCGAGCGCCGCCTGCATCGAGGGTTCGTCGCGCGAGGCCTTGATCAGCACGGCCGCGGCAATCTCTGGGGTGCACGTCGGTGAATCGATGCACAGCTGCACAAGGCGCTCCTTACCTGGCATGCCTAGCGACCGAATGCTCTCGATGCGGCGCCGCTCACTGGCGGCGGCGTCGGCCCGGATGCGCTGCAGTACGGCCGTGTGCGTGAGCTCCAAGGCGGCGATCGTGGCGTCGAGTGTGGCGTCCGTGATCGGTGCGCCGGACGCAGGAGCGGAGGGGGATGGGGAGGACATAGGCCGTGGGGTATGGGGTGCTCGAGGAAGGGGACTAGCGCGCCGGATCGGGGATCCGGAGGATCGCCAGCATCGCGGCCGCGCGGGTGAGCAGCGGTTCCGGATCCCACTCGTCGGTGTGATCGTCGCCGCGCAGCCAGGCGTCGATGTCGCCAATGAGCGCGCGCACGTCGCGAGGGGTCGGCGGGTGCTGTGGGGTGAAGGTGGGATGTGTGACGGGCACGGAAAGAGGTAGTGGTGTATATCTTCGGAAGGTTGCAGCCTAACGAATGATGCTCTAGTTAGTTAGTGCGGGTCCCTCTGGTGATGTGGGCACGGGGTGCCGAAGACCGCGCTAACTGTGTGTATCCACGGCATTTCGTCCCCTTTTCCGTTTCCGCCTGTCGATCGTGTAGGCTCCATGTAGTTAGTGTGGACGGGGGCGGGTCCCTCCGGGCGCTTGTGTTTGCGGGGGCCGCAGACCGCAGGCCTAGGCTACATACACGGCACGCCAGGAGCGATTGCGCTTGCGCACGTTAGGCGCCGGCGAGGCGGGCGAGGCGTCCCGGAACACCTCGCCCGCTGTCGGTCGCCGCTCAGCGGGGCAGGTCCGCCGGGTGCACCAGGAAGTACGGGCCCTGTCCCGCGTCGAGCCGGGGGAGCATCCGGAGGCGCTCGTTCAGGTACAGCTTCCCGTTCGTCAGCGAGCAGCCAGGGGGCACCGGAACCCCGGTCTCCTCGATCAGCTCATTGTAACGGCCGTCCGTGCGGCGCCGCGTCTCGATCTCGCTGAACTCGTCGCTCACGCGGCGCAGCGCGTGCAGCGTCTCGACCAGGGCCGCCGCCTGCTTCTGGTAGTCCGCGTGCAGCTTCGCGGAGCGCGTGGAGAGCTCCCGCGTCTGCTTCAGGTCGGCCGCCCACTGGTCGCGCGCCGCCTGCTCCGCCTCGAGCGCTTCCGTCTCCGCGAGGAGCTTCTCGAGCTCCGCACGCTGCATCTGGAGCTCCTGCAGGTCGTACTCGGCGCCCTTCACCGCGGAGCGCGTGCTGACCTTGTCGTTCTCGGCGCCGTCGACGACGGCTTGCCGCCAGGCGTCCTTCCGCGCGGTGAGTTTCGCTTCGGCTGCCGCCGACTCCCGCTCGACGCGCGCTAGCTGTTCGCGAATGCTGGCCGACTTCGGCGTCGTGCGCAGCGTGGATAGCAATCCCATGGGGTCCTCAGGGTGATGGGGTGGGGATCAGGCGAGGAGCTTCGCCTGCGGGGGGAGCGGGCGACCACTCGCCTCGCTCGGGAGCGGTGCGGGGCTCGCGAGCTCGCGGAGCCGATCGGCGTTCGCCTCGAACGCGGCGAGTTTGTCGTGGGCTTCGCGGTCGGTCGCGGGGATCGCGAGACGGGCCGCGTCCGCGAAGCCGCGCAGGTAGCGATCGAGTCGAGCAAGAACGGACATGGCGAGACCGAAAGAGGTGAGGGTTAGTTGGCGCGGGAGAGCCCGGCGCGTCGCACGGCGACCTGCAACTCCGTTGCGAGCGCGCCCTGGAAGAGGTCGTAGATCCGCTGTTGGACGAGGCGCGCGAGCTCGTCCTCGCTCGCGGTCGTGACGCTGCCGTTGAAGGCGAGCGTGAGGTTGACGACGATAGGAGACGAGAGCCCCGCCGCGCCGCGCATGCCCCCCCACTGCTCCGCCACCTGCGACGGGAGCAGCGGGGCGCGGACGGTCGGTACTGGGCTCAGGGCACGGGCGAGGTTGCCCGCGAGCGCATCCCGGATCTGCTCCGTGGCCACCACGTTGCGCCCGAAGAGGTCGACCAATCGGTTCGCCGTCACCTCCGTGATCGACGCCGCCGCGGCAATGTTCGCGCTCGAGGCGGCCGCGGCTCCGGAGGATCCGCTCCCTGTGCCCTGCAGCGCCGACGGCCCGACGACCGGCACAGATCGGATCTGCGCGAGCAGCCTGAGCACGGCCCGCTGCACGTCGGCGTCGGTGGTGGACTTGCCTAACGCGATCAGGGCGGCCTCGGCACCGGCGCGCCCCTGGGCGGTCGAGACGTCGAACTGCTTGAAGAGCGCGGCGAGCTCCGGCATCACGTCGCTCACCTTCGCGGCGGAGCGGCGCAGCTTCTCCAGTGGATCGGTGATCCCCTCCAGCTCCGTCTCGAAGTCGGCCGCATCGAACGCGGCGCCCAACTTCTCGGCGAGCGTGGCCACCTTCGTGGCCGCCGCGTCGGCCCCATCCTCGAGGCCGACGAGCGCCGACAGCAGCTCGTCCACCGAAACGCCCATGGCGGCCGCGAGCGACTCGAGCGTCTCTGGGCTTCCGGCGATCGCCTGAATCCAGGCCTCCATGGCGTCCCGTCCGTCCTGCGTCGAGACGTCGAAGTCGCCCAGGATCGCCGCCAGCGCGGGGAATGCCTCGCTCAGCGCGGCCACTCGGATGCGCAACTGCTCGGCCGGGTCGGTCACGTCGTTGAGGCGGATGCGCGTCTCCGCGCGATCGAGAATCGCCTGGCGCCGGGCGCTCTCGGCCGCCAAGCGATCCGCGGCGTCTCGCGCGATCTCGTCGGCCGCATCGGCGGCGGCCTCCAAGATCTGCTTGATCGCGTCGATGATCGCCTGCTCTTCGGTCGTCACGCCGCCTTCGGCGAGCGCGTCGAAGATCGCCTGGGCCCGCGCCTTCAGCGTGTCGAGGGCCTGCGGGTCGGTCTTGAGGTCGAGCCCTTGCAGGAGCTCGCCGATCGACGGGAACTGCTCGCCTAACGCGTCGGCGAGGGCGGTGAACTGGTCGATGGCGCTCGTGCCGAAGATGGCGAAGCGATCCTGCAGGACGCCGAGCGCGTCGCTGAACTTCTGGGCCTCCGGGATGGTGGACTTATACGCCTCACGGACCGCCCGAAGCATTGCGATCTGTTCCTTCTC
Proteins encoded in this window:
- a CDS encoding proline iminopeptidase-family hydrolase; its protein translation is MTRTRVSVPGGDVVAYSCGTGRETLLVVSGGPGCACDYLRDAHRHYANEGFRVVAWDQLGTGESDVPDDPSLWNIPRFVAELEAVRRALGIGRFHLLGHSWGGILALEYVLAFPQHVKRFVMSNIGPSVPLLNLGFKQCKMALGIETVKMIALHECAGTVGHPEYQAAATLLSFRHLCRMHPLPEPVVRSLGVLGPSFAAMFGPHLYHCTGSLASWDRTADLHTVGLPVLLTTGEHDYVLPEYVAIAGNHFPRASLRIFANCGHMPFWEDPTAYHAEVLGFLKGHG